In one Meles meles chromosome 17, mMelMel3.1 paternal haplotype, whole genome shotgun sequence genomic region, the following are encoded:
- the KIRREL1 gene encoding kin of IRRE-like protein 1 isoform X1 — translation MLSLLVWILTLSDTFSQGTQTRFSQEPADQTVVAGQRAVLPCVLLNYSGIVQWTKDGLALGMGQGLKAWPRYRVVGSADAGQYNLEITDAELSDDASYECQATEAALRSRRAKLTVLIPPEDTRIDGGPVILLQAGTPHNLTCRAFNAKPAATIIWFRDGTQQEGAVASTELLKDGKRETTISQLLINPTDLDIGRVFTCRSVNEATPTGKETSIELDVHHPPTVTLSIEPQTVQEGERVIFTCQATANPEILGYRWAKGGFLIEDAHESRYETNVDYSFFTEPVSCEVHNKVGSTNVSTLVNVHFAPRIVVDPKPTTTDIGSDVTLTCVWVGNPPLTLTWTKKDSNMGPRPPGSPPEAALSAQVLSNSNQLLLKSVTQADAGTYTCRAIVPRIGVAEREVPLYVNGPPIISSEAVQYAVRGDGGKVECFIGSTPPPDRIAWAWKENFLEAGTLERYTVERTNSGSGVLSTLTINNVMEADFQTHYNCTAWNSFGPGTAIIQLEEREVLPVGIIAGATIGAGILLTFFFIALVFFLYRRRKGSRKDVTLRKLDIKVETVNREPLTMHSDREDDTASVSTATRVMKAIYSSFKDDVDLKQDLRCEAMDTREEYEMKDPTNGYYNVRAHEDRPASRAVLYPDYRAPGPARFDGRPASRLSHSSGYAQLSSYSRAPASDFGPEPAAPGPAAPAGADSASTLSYENYDKFNPHPFPAATGYPTYRLGYPQAPPSGLERTPFEAYDPIGKYATATRFSYTSQHSDYGQRFQQRMQTHV, via the exons GGACCCAGACCCGCTTCAGCCAGGAGCCGGCTGACCAGACGGTGGTGGCAGGACAGCGGGCCGTGCTCCCCTGTGTGCTGCTCAACTACTCCGGCATCGTGCAATGGACCAAGGACGGGCTGGCGCTGGGCATGGGCCAGGGCCTCAAAG CCTGGCCACGGTACCGGGTGGTGGGCTCCGCGGATGCCGGGCAGTACAACCTGGAGATCACAGACGCCGAGCTGTCTGACGACGCCTCCTACGAGTGCCAGGCTACAGAGGCCGCCCTGCGCTCGCGGCGGGCCAAGCTCACCGTGCTCA TCCCCCCAGAGGACACCAGGATCGATGGCGGCCCTGTGATTCTGCTGCAAGCCGGTACACCCCACAATCTCACATGCCGAGCCTTCAACGCCAAGCCGGCCGCCACCATCATCTGGTTCCGGGATGGGACACAGCAAGAGGGCGCTGTGGCCAGCACG GAACTGCTGAAGGATGGGAAGAGGGAGACCACCATCAGCCAGCTGCTGATTAACCCCACAGACCTGGACATCGGGCGCGTCTTCACCTGCCGCAGCGTGAACGAGGCCACCCCCACCGGCAAGGAGACTTCCATCGAGCTCGACGTGCACC ACCCTCCCACGGTGACCCTGTCCATTGAGCCGCAGACGGTACAGGAAGGGGAGCGCGTCATCTTCACCTGCCAGGCCACAGCCAACCCTGAGATTCTGGGCTACAG GTGGGCCAAGGGCGGCTTCTTGATTGAAGACGCCCACGAGAGTCGCTATGAGACGAACGTCGACTATTCCTTCTTCACGGAGCCTGTGTCCTGTGAGGTCCACAACAAAGTGGGGAGCACCAACGTCAGCACCTTAGTGAATGTCCACT TTGCCCCCCGGATCGTAGTTGACCCCAAACCCACGACCACAGACATTGGCTCTGATGTGACCCTCACCTGTGTCTGGGTGGGGAATCCCCCCCTCACCCTCACTTGGACCAAAAAGGACTCAAACATG GGGCCCAGGCCTCCTGGCTCCCCACCCGAGGCTGCTCTCTCTGCCCAGGTCCTGAGTAACAGCAACCAGTTGCTGCTGAAGTCAGTGACCCAGGCCGATGCGGGCACGTACACCTGCCGGGCCATCGTGCCCCGGATCGGCGTGGCCGAGAGGGAGGTGCCCCTTTACGTGAACG GGCCCCCCATCATCTCCAGCGAAGCGGTGCAGTATGCCGTCAGGGGCGATGGGGGCAAGGTGGAGTGTTTCATCGGGAGCACGCCACCCCCGGACCGCATC GCCTGGGCCTGGAAGGAGAACTTCCTGGAGGCGGGCACCCTGGAGCGCTACACAGTGGAGAGGACCAACTCAGGCAGCGGCGTGCTGTCCACGCTCACCATCAACAACGTCATGGAAGCAGACTTTCAGACACACTACAACTGCACGGCCTGGAACAGCTTCGGGCCCGGCACGGCCATCATCCAACTGGAGGAGCGAG agGTGCTGCCTGTGGGCATCATCGCCGGGGCCACCATCGGCGCGGGCATTCTGCTCACCTTCTTCTTCATCGCTTTGGTGTTCTTCCTCTACCGACGCCGCAAAGGCA GTCGCAAGGATGTGACCCTTAGGAAGCTGGACATCAAGGTGGAGACTGTGAACCGTGAGCCACTCACGATGCATTCTGACCGGGAGGACGACACCGCCAGCGTGTCCACTGCGACGCGGGTCATGAAGGCCATCTACTCG TCCTTCAAGGATGACGTGGACCTGAAGCAGGACCTGCGCTGCGAGGCCATGGACACGCGGGAGGAGTACGAGATGAAG GACCCCACCAACGGCTACTACAACGTGCGCGCCCACGAGGACCGGCCGGCGTCGCGGGCCGTGCTCTACCCCGACTACCGCGCCCCCGGGCCCGCGCGCTTCGAcgggcgcccggcctcccgcCTCTCGCACTCGAGCGGCTACGCGCAGCTCAGCTCCTACAGCCGCGCCCCCGCGTCCGACTTCGGCCCCGAGCCCGCGGCGCCCGGGCCCGCCGCCCCGGCCGGCGCCGACTCGGCCAGCACGCTGTCCTACGAGAACTACGACAAGTTCAACCCGCACCCCTTCCCCGCCGCGACGGGCTACCCCACCTACCGGCTGGGCTACCCGCAGGCGCCGCCGTCGGGCCTGGAGCGGACCCCGTTCGAGGCGTACGACCCGATCGGCAAGTACGCCACGGCCACCCGCTTCTCCTACACCTCGCAGCACTCGGACTACGGGCAGCGGTTCCAGCAGCGCATGCAGACTCACGTGTAG
- the KIRREL1 gene encoding kin of IRRE-like protein 1 isoform X2 gives MLSLLVWILTLSDTFSQGTQTRFSQEPADQTVVAGQRAVLPCVLLNYSGIVQWTKDGLALGMGQGLKAWPRYRVVGSADAGQYNLEITDAELSDDASYECQATEAALRSRRAKLTVLIPPEDTRIDGGPVILLQAGTPHNLTCRAFNAKPAATIIWFRDGTQQEGAVASTELLKDGKRETTISQLLINPTDLDIGRVFTCRSVNEATPTGKETSIELDVHHPPTVTLSIEPQTVQEGERVIFTCQATANPEILGYRWAKGGFLIEDAHESRYETNVDYSFFTEPVSCEVHNKVGSTNVSTLVNVHFAPRIVVDPKPTTTDIGSDVTLTCVWVGNPPLTLTWTKKDSNMVLSNSNQLLLKSVTQADAGTYTCRAIVPRIGVAEREVPLYVNGPPIISSEAVQYAVRGDGGKVECFIGSTPPPDRIAWAWKENFLEAGTLERYTVERTNSGSGVLSTLTINNVMEADFQTHYNCTAWNSFGPGTAIIQLEEREVLPVGIIAGATIGAGILLTFFFIALVFFLYRRRKGSRKDVTLRKLDIKVETVNREPLTMHSDREDDTASVSTATRVMKAIYSSFKDDVDLKQDLRCEAMDTREEYEMKDPTNGYYNVRAHEDRPASRAVLYPDYRAPGPARFDGRPASRLSHSSGYAQLSSYSRAPASDFGPEPAAPGPAAPAGADSASTLSYENYDKFNPHPFPAATGYPTYRLGYPQAPPSGLERTPFEAYDPIGKYATATRFSYTSQHSDYGQRFQQRMQTHV, from the exons GGACCCAGACCCGCTTCAGCCAGGAGCCGGCTGACCAGACGGTGGTGGCAGGACAGCGGGCCGTGCTCCCCTGTGTGCTGCTCAACTACTCCGGCATCGTGCAATGGACCAAGGACGGGCTGGCGCTGGGCATGGGCCAGGGCCTCAAAG CCTGGCCACGGTACCGGGTGGTGGGCTCCGCGGATGCCGGGCAGTACAACCTGGAGATCACAGACGCCGAGCTGTCTGACGACGCCTCCTACGAGTGCCAGGCTACAGAGGCCGCCCTGCGCTCGCGGCGGGCCAAGCTCACCGTGCTCA TCCCCCCAGAGGACACCAGGATCGATGGCGGCCCTGTGATTCTGCTGCAAGCCGGTACACCCCACAATCTCACATGCCGAGCCTTCAACGCCAAGCCGGCCGCCACCATCATCTGGTTCCGGGATGGGACACAGCAAGAGGGCGCTGTGGCCAGCACG GAACTGCTGAAGGATGGGAAGAGGGAGACCACCATCAGCCAGCTGCTGATTAACCCCACAGACCTGGACATCGGGCGCGTCTTCACCTGCCGCAGCGTGAACGAGGCCACCCCCACCGGCAAGGAGACTTCCATCGAGCTCGACGTGCACC ACCCTCCCACGGTGACCCTGTCCATTGAGCCGCAGACGGTACAGGAAGGGGAGCGCGTCATCTTCACCTGCCAGGCCACAGCCAACCCTGAGATTCTGGGCTACAG GTGGGCCAAGGGCGGCTTCTTGATTGAAGACGCCCACGAGAGTCGCTATGAGACGAACGTCGACTATTCCTTCTTCACGGAGCCTGTGTCCTGTGAGGTCCACAACAAAGTGGGGAGCACCAACGTCAGCACCTTAGTGAATGTCCACT TTGCCCCCCGGATCGTAGTTGACCCCAAACCCACGACCACAGACATTGGCTCTGATGTGACCCTCACCTGTGTCTGGGTGGGGAATCCCCCCCTCACCCTCACTTGGACCAAAAAGGACTCAAACATG GTCCTGAGTAACAGCAACCAGTTGCTGCTGAAGTCAGTGACCCAGGCCGATGCGGGCACGTACACCTGCCGGGCCATCGTGCCCCGGATCGGCGTGGCCGAGAGGGAGGTGCCCCTTTACGTGAACG GGCCCCCCATCATCTCCAGCGAAGCGGTGCAGTATGCCGTCAGGGGCGATGGGGGCAAGGTGGAGTGTTTCATCGGGAGCACGCCACCCCCGGACCGCATC GCCTGGGCCTGGAAGGAGAACTTCCTGGAGGCGGGCACCCTGGAGCGCTACACAGTGGAGAGGACCAACTCAGGCAGCGGCGTGCTGTCCACGCTCACCATCAACAACGTCATGGAAGCAGACTTTCAGACACACTACAACTGCACGGCCTGGAACAGCTTCGGGCCCGGCACGGCCATCATCCAACTGGAGGAGCGAG agGTGCTGCCTGTGGGCATCATCGCCGGGGCCACCATCGGCGCGGGCATTCTGCTCACCTTCTTCTTCATCGCTTTGGTGTTCTTCCTCTACCGACGCCGCAAAGGCA GTCGCAAGGATGTGACCCTTAGGAAGCTGGACATCAAGGTGGAGACTGTGAACCGTGAGCCACTCACGATGCATTCTGACCGGGAGGACGACACCGCCAGCGTGTCCACTGCGACGCGGGTCATGAAGGCCATCTACTCG TCCTTCAAGGATGACGTGGACCTGAAGCAGGACCTGCGCTGCGAGGCCATGGACACGCGGGAGGAGTACGAGATGAAG GACCCCACCAACGGCTACTACAACGTGCGCGCCCACGAGGACCGGCCGGCGTCGCGGGCCGTGCTCTACCCCGACTACCGCGCCCCCGGGCCCGCGCGCTTCGAcgggcgcccggcctcccgcCTCTCGCACTCGAGCGGCTACGCGCAGCTCAGCTCCTACAGCCGCGCCCCCGCGTCCGACTTCGGCCCCGAGCCCGCGGCGCCCGGGCCCGCCGCCCCGGCCGGCGCCGACTCGGCCAGCACGCTGTCCTACGAGAACTACGACAAGTTCAACCCGCACCCCTTCCCCGCCGCGACGGGCTACCCCACCTACCGGCTGGGCTACCCGCAGGCGCCGCCGTCGGGCCTGGAGCGGACCCCGTTCGAGGCGTACGACCCGATCGGCAAGTACGCCACGGCCACCCGCTTCTCCTACACCTCGCAGCACTCGGACTACGGGCAGCGGTTCCAGCAGCGCATGCAGACTCACGTGTAG